In bacterium, a single genomic region encodes these proteins:
- a CDS encoding sigma-54 dependent transcriptional regulator: MADRVLIVEDNDALRVGVRLSLEEAGYAVQEASTGEEAIRKLETEPCHVVITDIRLGDLSGVDILKKAKEVNSEIEVILMTAYATVETAVQALRLGAYDYIQKPFEIEHLLHRVRTALRMGRMRGELEFYQKAEYRNALDGEALVAESRGMKEILSVIRKVAPTPATILITGETGTGKELLATLVHFGSPRAKGPFVKVNCAALHENLLESELFGHERGAFTGAEKLRIGRFEQADKGTIFLDEIGDMSSTTQAKVLRVLQEQEFERLGSSGKSVKVDVRVVTATNKDLRDEVKEGRFRQDLYFRLNVVNLFIPPLRERLDDILPLARFFLNRYAVDFKKKVSGFSPDAIERLRRYAWPGNVRELQNSIERAVLLCDEETIGPHNLTLEGRAEGDAVTSVDSMNLEELERGAIQRALRTTRGVQKDAAELLGITPRVLNYKIQILNIDWKTFRNN, from the coding sequence GTGGCCGATAGAGTCCTGATCGTCGAAGACAACGACGCGTTGCGTGTTGGAGTCCGGCTGTCGCTGGAAGAGGCCGGGTATGCCGTGCAGGAAGCCTCCACGGGAGAAGAGGCGATTCGGAAACTCGAGACCGAGCCGTGCCACGTGGTGATCACCGATATACGACTGGGGGATTTAAGCGGCGTCGACATATTGAAAAAGGCGAAGGAGGTCAACTCCGAGATCGAAGTGATCCTGATGACCGCCTACGCCACCGTGGAAACGGCGGTCCAGGCGCTACGGCTCGGGGCGTATGATTACATCCAGAAGCCGTTCGAGATCGAGCACCTGCTGCACCGGGTCCGTACCGCCTTGCGGATGGGCCGGATGCGGGGGGAACTGGAATTCTATCAGAAGGCCGAGTACCGGAACGCTCTCGATGGAGAGGCGCTGGTCGCCGAAAGCCGGGGGATGAAGGAGATCCTTTCGGTGATCAGGAAAGTGGCTCCCACTCCGGCGACGATCTTGATCACGGGAGAGACCGGCACGGGGAAAGAGCTGCTGGCCACGCTCGTCCATTTCGGATCCCCTCGTGCGAAGGGTCCCTTCGTGAAGGTGAATTGCGCCGCGCTGCATGAGAACCTCCTGGAGAGCGAGCTGTTCGGCCACGAGCGGGGCGCGTTCACCGGCGCCGAGAAGCTTCGGATCGGCCGCTTCGAGCAGGCGGACAAGGGGACCATCTTCCTCGACGAGATCGGGGACATGAGTTCCACCACGCAAGCGAAAGTCCTGCGCGTCCTCCAGGAGCAGGAGTTCGAGCGGCTGGGAAGCAGCGGCAAATCCGTCAAGGTGGACGTTCGCGTCGTTACGGCGACGAACAAGGACTTGCGGGACGAGGTCAAGGAGGGACGGTTCCGGCAAGACCTCTACTTCCGGCTCAACGTGGTGAACCTGTTCATCCCGCCCCTGCGGGAGCGGCTGGACGATATTCTTCCTCTGGCACGATTCTTCCTGAACCGGTACGCGGTGGACTTCAAGAAGAAGGTGAGCGGGTTCTCCCCCGACGCGATCGAGAGGCTCCGGCGCTACGCCTGGCCCGGGAACGTGCGGGAACTCCAGAACTCGATCGAGCGGGCGGTGCTCCTCTGCGACGAGGAGACGATCGGTCCCCACAACCTGACCCTGGAAGGACGCGCCGAAGGGGATGCCGTTACGTCGGTGGATTCCATGAACCTCGAGGAGCTGGAGCGGGGGGCGATCCAGCGCGCGCTGCGAACGACGAGGGGAGTCCAGAAGGACGCGGCGGAGCTGCTGGGCATCACTCCGCGGGTGCTGAATTACAAGATCCAGATTCTCAACATCGACTGGAAGACCTTCCGGAATAACTGA
- a CDS encoding ATP-binding protein produces the protein MDYIAGAILSSFRAGIIAVRSDGTVAYINPIGAKILEGCSLREGENIHPRAAENVFFRVLSEALTMNYLPTRVEAELPGRDGERQSLGFTLSVLNEKDGRVGICAFFKDLTHVEMTEESENLKQRLLMLGQMAAGLAHEIRNPIASIGVHASILRSHLSGNEKLLASVGMMSREIEKVEYIIRECLNFVRPAELGIRQVQVEPLLDSVIARMITLYPEMEFSIQKPGYGGLMVDADAALLEQALTNILANAAEACHGKGIVHVFVGTSRHFTELVRLKRRVEMILPGNSGKEEDFLRIHIRDNGPGVPPEIQDRIFVPFFTTKKTGSGIGLSMAQKIVHAHGGVLDMNSEVGKGTEFIIKIPMRNSGGR, from the coding sequence ATGGACTACATCGCGGGGGCCATCCTGTCCAGTTTCCGTGCCGGGATTATTGCTGTCCGGTCGGACGGGACGGTGGCCTACATCAATCCGATCGGGGCGAAGATCCTGGAAGGATGTTCCCTCCGGGAAGGGGAGAACATCCATCCCCGGGCGGCGGAGAACGTTTTTTTCCGGGTGTTGAGTGAAGCACTCACGATGAATTACCTGCCTACCCGCGTCGAGGCGGAATTGCCGGGGAGGGATGGGGAGCGGCAGAGCCTCGGGTTCACCCTCTCGGTTCTGAACGAGAAGGATGGCAGGGTCGGGATCTGCGCTTTCTTCAAGGACCTGACCCACGTGGAGATGACCGAAGAGAGCGAGAACCTGAAGCAGCGGCTGCTCATGCTCGGGCAGATGGCGGCGGGTCTGGCTCACGAGATCCGCAATCCGATCGCCAGCATCGGTGTTCACGCCAGTATCCTGCGTTCCCATCTATCCGGGAACGAGAAGCTCCTTGCCTCGGTCGGCATGATGTCACGGGAGATAGAGAAGGTCGAATACATCATCCGGGAATGCCTGAACTTCGTGCGACCGGCGGAACTGGGGATCAGGCAGGTCCAGGTGGAACCGCTTCTCGATAGCGTTATTGCGCGAATGATCACACTTTATCCCGAGATGGAATTTTCGATACAAAAACCGGGATACGGCGGTCTGATGGTGGATGCGGATGCAGCGCTCCTGGAACAGGCGTTGACGAACATTCTGGCCAATGCGGCGGAAGCATGCCATGGGAAAGGCATCGTACATGTCTTCGTTGGGACATCCCGCCACTTTACCGAATTGGTGCGACTCAAGCGGCGGGTCGAAATGATCCTTCCCGGCAATTCGGGAAAGGAGGAGGACTTCCTCCGGATCCACATCCGCGACAACGGCCCCGGGGTCCCCCCGGAAATCCAGGACCGGATCTTCGTTCCGTTCTTCACCACGAAAAAAACCGGGAGCGGGATCGGCCTTTCGATGGCCCAGAAGATCGTGCACGCGCACGGGGGGGTCCTCGACATGAACAGCGAAGTCGGGAAAGGGACCGAATTCATCATCAAGATCCCGATGAGGAACAGCGGTGGCCGATAG
- a CDS encoding alkaline phosphatase has protein sequence MQKDTIRRFGVGVIALGIVLCIAGFHYRHAITGAIQFLSLPGVQPPPAGSMRFAVIGDYGSGSPMERDVELMIRSWAPDFIGTVGDNDYADGTARTIDDRIGKYYHSYIAPYMGRHGSAASKNRFFPVPGHRDWDNDNLRPYLDYFTLPGNERYYDVVWGPVHLFMLDTDEREPDGATEDSIQGRWLEQRLKASTASWKLVFAHHAPYTSHRVPATSRMRWPFKAWGADAVLSGYYHVYERLQIDGIPYFVNGAGGTWVSNFGNTDNNSKFRYNEEFGAMIVEASATRITFRFVNRRGRVVDEHFIEKNKVGMNPVS, from the coding sequence ATGCAGAAGGACACCATCCGGAGATTTGGCGTCGGCGTCATCGCTTTGGGGATTGTTCTTTGCATCGCGGGTTTCCACTACCGACACGCAATTACGGGCGCCATCCAGTTCCTGTCCCTTCCGGGTGTCCAGCCGCCTCCCGCGGGTTCCATGCGCTTCGCCGTAATCGGCGATTACGGTTCCGGCTCCCCGATGGAGAGAGATGTTGAACTTATGATAAGGAGCTGGGCACCCGACTTCATCGGCACGGTGGGGGACAACGATTACGCGGACGGGACAGCAAGAACCATCGACGATCGGATCGGCAAGTATTACCACTCCTACATCGCGCCGTATATGGGCAGGCACGGTTCCGCCGCAAGCAAGAATCGTTTCTTTCCGGTCCCCGGGCATAGGGATTGGGACAATGATAATCTCCGGCCATATCTCGATTATTTCACCCTGCCAGGGAACGAGCGATACTACGACGTGGTATGGGGACCGGTGCATCTCTTCATGCTGGATACCGACGAGCGGGAACCGGACGGGGCCACGGAAGACTCGATTCAAGGGCGGTGGCTGGAACAGCGTCTCAAGGCGTCAACCGCATCCTGGAAACTCGTCTTCGCACATCACGCACCCTATACTTCGCACCGCGTCCCGGCAACTTCGCGAATGCGGTGGCCGTTCAAGGCTTGGGGTGCCGATGCCGTCTTGTCCGGCTACTACCACGTTTACGAACGCCTTCAGATTGACGGGATACCGTACTTTGTCAACGGAGCCGGGGGAACATGGGTTTCAAATTTCGGCAATACCGACAACAATAGCAAATTCCGTTATAATGAGGAATTTGGTGCCATGATCGTTGAGGCGAGCGCAACGCGGATCACTTTCCGCTTTGTAAACCGTCGGGGGAGGGTTGTAGATGAACATTTCATTGAGAAAAACAAGGTTGGGATGAATCCGGTATCATGA
- a CDS encoding AAC(3) family N-acetyltransferase translates to MLKHGRRWRRQVEISRSLPTQTFDHLLEDFRALGLEPGDTVLVHSSLKSLGHVEHGPKTLIKALYQSVSPGGTIVLPTYTIPGGTLLDTCKLKDYVFDPQVIGTKLGRIPEAILGFPGVMRSLHPTHSVAALGPNARYLTEAHHLAPTTFGKESPWDRLIKLGGKVAGIGIPMAPGGLYHPLEDYLLDDFPLPVRMKETYFLRCRQLSGEIIQVPIVPLDPQYFSRRIDHTSRGDLRDYFWREFTRAGLLRVGQVGEARTWWIRAPDYFKHLIHLAHEGITIYSTPEELLRRPLT, encoded by the coding sequence ATGCTTAAACACGGACGGCGTTGGCGACGGCAGGTCGAAATCAGCAGATCCTTACCTACCCAAACATTTGATCATCTCCTGGAGGATTTCCGCGCGCTGGGGCTCGAACCGGGCGATACTGTGCTCGTCCATTCGTCGCTTAAGAGCCTTGGGCATGTCGAGCATGGCCCCAAAACATTAATCAAAGCGCTTTATCAATCCGTTTCGCCGGGCGGGACAATTGTTCTTCCTACGTACACTATTCCCGGCGGTACGCTCCTGGACACCTGCAAGCTCAAAGACTACGTATTCGACCCCCAGGTAATCGGAACGAAACTCGGCCGTATACCTGAAGCGATTCTCGGATTCCCCGGCGTAATGCGAAGCCTTCACCCAACGCACTCGGTTGCCGCCCTTGGACCCAATGCGCGTTACCTGACGGAAGCACACCATCTTGCACCCACTACTTTTGGCAAGGAGTCACCCTGGGACCGGCTGATCAAGCTTGGTGGCAAGGTGGCTGGTATCGGCATCCCAATGGCTCCGGGAGGGTTGTATCATCCACTCGAAGATTATTTGCTGGACGATTTCCCTTTGCCGGTCAGGATGAAAGAGACATATTTCTTACGCTGTCGGCAGCTGTCAGGAGAGATTATCCAGGTCCCGATCGTGCCTTTAGATCCACAGTATTTTTCGAGACGGATCGACCATACGAGCCGGGGTGATCTTCGTGACTATTTCTGGCGGGAGTTTACCCGCGCAGGATTGTTACGTGTCGGTCAGGTGGGGGAGGCTCGCACGTGGTGGATTCGGGCACCGGATTATTTCAAACATCTGATACATCTTGCGCACGAGGGTATCACTATCTATTCGACACCAGAAGAATTATTGCGCCGGCCTTTGACGTGA
- the wecB gene encoding UDP-N-acetylglucosamine 2-epimerase (non-hydrolyzing): MKVFLIGGARPNFMKIAPIYRASRKHDLLQCQIIHTGQHYDHEMSQLFFDELEIPPPTNNLEAGSGSHAVQTAKIMVAFEEVCRSSRPDLVMVVGDVNSTLACSVVAKKLQIDVAHVEAGLRSFDLTMPEEINRMVTDAISDWFFVTEESGVTNLLREGKVPGRIHQVGHVMVDNLLYQVGKVQGMGNECFPAHSLKKAAGKYLFMTMHRPSNVDHREVFVNIAEAVNELARERTIFFPVHPRTRSKMMEFGINLSERVHQLAPLGFRESLYLWKDAEAVLTDSGGLQEETTALGVPCVTIRENTERPITVEMGTNVLAGTTKTAIIDAYRSSLEKRGSARVPPLWDGMASDRIWQILLQG, from the coding sequence ATGAAAGTATTTCTCATCGGCGGAGCTCGTCCGAACTTCATGAAAATAGCTCCCATTTACAGGGCTTCCCGGAAGCATGATCTATTGCAATGTCAAATCATTCATACCGGCCAGCATTATGACCATGAAATGTCACAACTGTTTTTCGATGAATTGGAAATACCTCCTCCAACGAATAATCTGGAAGCGGGATCTGGCTCACACGCCGTGCAGACGGCAAAAATCATGGTTGCATTCGAGGAGGTGTGTCGTTCGTCCAGGCCGGATCTCGTGATGGTGGTAGGGGATGTGAATTCGACCCTGGCATGCAGCGTTGTAGCGAAGAAATTGCAGATCGACGTGGCTCACGTCGAGGCCGGCCTCCGCAGTTTCGATCTCACCATGCCCGAAGAAATCAACCGGATGGTGACGGATGCCATCTCGGATTGGTTCTTTGTCACTGAAGAGAGTGGCGTGACCAACCTGCTGCGTGAGGGGAAGGTACCCGGAAGAATCCACCAGGTTGGGCACGTTATGGTGGACAACCTTCTATATCAGGTGGGGAAGGTACAAGGGATGGGGAATGAATGTTTTCCTGCTCACTCGCTGAAAAAAGCCGCGGGAAAATATTTATTCATGACAATGCATCGCCCTTCGAATGTCGATCATAGGGAGGTTTTCGTCAACATTGCGGAAGCGGTAAACGAGCTTGCACGTGAAAGGACAATCTTCTTCCCGGTGCATCCTCGGACCCGTAGCAAGATGATGGAATTCGGCATCAATTTGAGCGAACGGGTACACCAGCTTGCACCGTTGGGATTCAGGGAGTCTCTTTACCTCTGGAAGGATGCCGAGGCTGTCCTGACCGACAGCGGGGGACTGCAGGAGGAAACCACCGCCTTAGGTGTACCTTGCGTCACGATCCGTGAGAACACCGAAAGGCCCATCACCGTGGAGATGGGCACCAATGTACTGGCCGGGACGACCAAGACGGCGATCATTGACGCCTATCGAAGCAGTCTTGAAAAGCGGGGCAGCGCAAGGGTGCCGCCTCTATGGGACGGGATGGCATCCGATCGGATATGGCAGATTCTCTTGCAAGGATAA